A DNA window from Phragmites australis chromosome 11, lpPhrAust1.1, whole genome shotgun sequence contains the following coding sequences:
- the LOC133884609 gene encoding sulfite reductase [ferredoxin], chloroplastic, with protein MSAAVGGAEFHGFRGAAARLPRSRMLGRPLRVAPPGASPAGGGGGSSAGSIRAVSAPLKKDASEVKRSKVEIIKEKSNFLRYPLNEELVSDAPNINESAVQLIKFHGSYQQSDRDVRGQKNYSFMLRTKNPCGKVPNQLYLAMDTLADEFGIGTLRLTTRQTFQLHGVLKKNLKTVLSTVIKNMGSTLGACGDLNRNVLAPAAPYVRKDILFAQQTAENIAALLTPQSGAYYDLWVDGEKIMSAEEPPEVTKARNDNSHGTNFPDSPEPIYGTQYLPRKFKVAVTAAGDNSVDILTNDVGVVVVSDDAGEPVGFNIYVGGGMGRTHRVETTFPRLADPLGYVPKEDILYAIKAIVVTQRENGRRDDRKYSRMKYLIDRWGIDKFRAEVEKYYGKKFESFRPLPEWQFNSYLGWQEQGDGKLFYGVHVDNGRVGGQAKKTLREIIEKYDLDVSITPNQNLILCGIDQAWREPITAALAQAGLLEPKDVDPLNLTAMACPALPLCPLAQTEAERGILPILKRIRAVFDKVGIKDYESVVVRITGCPNGCARPYMAELGFVGDGPKSYQIWLGGTPNQSTLAESFMNKVKLDDIEKVLEPLFSYWNSTRQEGESFGSFTNRTGFDKLKEVVNKWQSPLAA; from the exons ATGTCGGCGGCGGTCGGGGGCGCGGAGTTCCACGGGTTCcggggcgcggcggcgcggctCCCCAGGTCGCGGATGCTCGGGAGGCCGCTCCGGGTGGCGCCACCCGGCGCTTCcccggcgggcggcggcggggggtcTTCCGCGGGCAGCATACGCGCCGTCTCCGCG CCTCTGAAGAAGGATGCATCTGAAGTTAAGCGAAGCAAGGTTGAGATAATCAAGGAAAAGAGCAACTTTCTCCGGTACCCTTTGAATGAGGAGTTGGTCTCAGATGCCCCAAATATCAACGAGAGTGCTGTCCAGTTGATTAAGTTTCATGGAAGCTATCAGCAGTCTGATCGAGATGTTCGCGGGCAAAAGAATTACTCATTTATGCTCCGAACAAAAAATCCTTGTGGAAAAGTTCCAAACCAGCTTTACTTGGCTATGGATACACTAGCTGATGAGTTTGGCATTGGAACACTCCGTTTGACGACCAGGCAAACGTTCCAGCTGCATGGCGTTCTTAAGAAGAACTTGAAGACTGTTCTCAGCACTGTGATAAAGAATATGGGCTCAACATTGGGCGCTTGTGGAGATCTCAATAGGAATGTGCTTGCACCTGCAGCACCTTATGTCAGAAAAGATATTCTTTTTGCTCAACAAACAGCAGAGAACATTGCAGCACTTCTTACACCACAATCGGGGGCTTATTATGACCTGTGGGTGGATGGAGAGAAGATAATGTCAGCCGAAGAACCTCCTGAGGTCACAAAAGCCCGCAATGACAACTCGCATGGAACAAACTTCCCTGACTCCCCTGAGCCTATCTACGGCACCCAGTATCTGCCGAGGAAGTTCAAGGTTGCAGTTACTGCAGCTGGTGATAACTCTGTTGATATTCTGACCAACGacgttggtgttgttgttgtttcaGATGATGCAGGAGAACCTGTTGGCTTTAACATTTAT GTTGGAGGCGGCATGGGAAGGACACACCGAGTGGAAACTACATTCCCTCGGCTGGCTGATCCACTGGGTTATGTTCCAAAAGAAGATATATTATATGCTATTAAGGCCATTGTTGTCACACAGAGAGAAAATGGAAGAAGGGATGACCGCAAGTATAGCAGGATGAAGTATTTAATTGACCGCTGGGGAATTGACAAGTTTCGGGCTGAAGTTGAAAAATATTATGGGAAGAAGTTTGAAAGTTTCCGACCATTGCCAGAATGGCAGTTCAACAGCTACCTCGGCTGGCAGGAGCAG GGTGATGGGAAATTATTCTATGGGGTGCATGTTGATAATGGCCGTGTTGGTGGGCAAGCAAAGAAAACTTTACGAGAGATAATTGAGAAGTATGATTTGGATGTTAGTATTACCCCAAACCAAAATCTTATTTTATGTGGGATCGATCAGGCATGGAGAGAACCCATCACTGCAGCTCTTGCTCAAGCTGGCCTGTTG GAACCAAAGGACGTAGACCCCCTGAATTTAACTGCCATGGCATGCCCTGCCTTGCCACTGTGCCCTTTGGCACAAACAGAAGCTGAACGAGGGATCCTGCCCATTCTTAAACGAATTAGAGCAGTTTTTGATAAG GTTGGTATCAAGGATTATGAGTCCGTGGTTGTGAGGATAACTGGCTGCCCTAATGGATGTGCTAGACCATATATGGCAGAGCTTGGTTTTGTTGGTGATGGCCCGAAAAGTTACCAG ATCTGGCTGGGTGGAACACCAAACCAAAGTACCCTAGCAGAATCGTTTATGAATAAAGTGAAGCTCGATGACATTGAGAAGGTTTTGGAACCACTGTTTTCCTATTGGAATAGCACACGACAAGAAGGTGAATCTTTTGGAAGCTTCACAAATCGAACG GGATTCGACAAATTGAAAGAGGTGGTGAACAAGTGGCAATCACCATTGGCCGCTTGA
- the LOC133883955 gene encoding uncharacterized protein LOC133883955, with translation MGCWVSKKCDEPLGTAGEAYSRRRSEARDPPPPPPEEEKVKEVLSETPKAKPRPRPRRVAASVGQEAGGTAPKAKGGGARVRDGGMARRAVGAARSGPSGDEKSESSAATTAAGPERSPAKVPAMRRAAVSGELGRARRDRGAATAPGTGRPGGGRASPSPPPTQRRRDPGERPGRRSPSPAAKRPQDQRRAAGAGAAATSGAQCKPPVTARPCGRPSPRHGQEAPAPPQLSPPMQLLGPAYSASPPAPPRAQDNAAATAAGDGEGKESLDNPLVAMECFIFL, from the coding sequence ATGGGCTGCTGGGTGAGCAAGAAGTGCGACGAGCCGCTGGGCACGGCGGGGGAGGCTTACTCTCGCCGGCGGTCGGAGGCGCGCGacccgccgcccccgccgcctgAGGAGGAGAAGGTCAAGGAGGTGCTCTCGGAGACCCCGAAGGCCAAGCCGAGGCCCAGGCCTCGGCGAGTGGCTGCATCGGTGGGGCAAGAAGCAGGGGGGACGGCGCCCAAGGCGAAGGGCGGCGGTGCGAGGGTGAGGGATGGTGGTATGGCACGTAGGGCCGTGGGGGCAGCGCGTTCCGGGCCTTCCGGCGACGAGAAGTCGGAGTCGTCGGCCGCGACAACGGCTGCGGGCCCCGAGCGGTCTCCGGCGAAGGTGCCGGCCATGAGGCGCGCAGCCGTGTCCGGCGAGCTCGGCCGCGCCAGGCGGGACCGAGGTGCTGCCACTGCCCCCGGCACAGGGCGCCCCGGTGGCGGGCGCGCgtccccctcgccgccgcctacGCAGCGGCGGCGCGACCCCGGTGAGCGGCCTGGCCGGAGGTCTCCGTCGCCGGCAGCGAAGCGGCCGCAGGACCAGCGCCGCGCTGCGGGCgcgggcgccgccgccacctccggcgcACAGTGTAAGCCGCCTGTCACGGCGAGGCCGTGCGGCCGCCCGTCGCCGCGGCATGGGCAGGAGGCGCCCGCGCCTCCCCAGCTCTCGCCGCCGATGCAGCTTCTCGGGCCTGCGTATTCTGCATCTCCACCGGCGCCGCCGCGAGCGCAGGATAatgctgccgccaccgccgccggcgacggcgaaggGAAGGAGTCCTTGGACAACCCCTTGGTGGCGATGGAATGCTTCATCTTCCTGTAG